The DNA segment ATCAATGGCAAAGTTGTTTGCCACTCGAACAGCGGTAGAGGTAGCAACCGAAGCGATCCAAGTGTTTGGCGGCTACGGTTATACGGAGGATTACCCGGTGGAGCGCTATTTCCGTGATGCGAAGGTAACCGAAATCTATGAGGGTACGAGCGAGATTCAGCGGATCGTCATTAGTAAGTATTTGTAGATAAAAATGGATTTTGTGTAGATATCTCCCCAAATCGTGTAGATAAACTGTAAAAGTGTGTAGATATTCGACCAATACATGTAGATAAATTGCAAAAGTATGTAGATAAATACAAAAAACGTGTAGATATCCCAAAGGAGGACCTGAAAATGAACTTTAAGTTAACCGAAGAACATGAAATGATCCGGAAAATGGTTCGTGATTTTGCTAGAAACGAAGTGGCGCCGACTGCGGCTGAGCGTGATGAGGAAGAGCGCTTTGACCGGGAGATTTTTGACAAAATGGCGGAGCTTGGCTTAACGGGAATTCCATGGCCGGAAGAGTATGGCGGAATTGGCAGTGACTATTTAGCTTATTGTATCGCCGTTGAAGAGCTTTCCCGCGTCTGTGCATCAACAGGGGTGACTCTTTCTGCGCACACGTCGCTTGCTGGCTGGCCAATCTTCAAATTCGGCAGCGAAGAGCAGAAACAAACGTATCTTCGTCCGATGGCAGAAGGAAGCAAGATTGGGGCATACGGCTTAACAGAGCCTGGCAGCGGTTCGGATGCGGGCGGCATGAGAACAACGGCTCGCTTAGAAGGTGACCATTACGTTCTAAATGGCTCAAAAATATTCATCACTAACGGCGGCATCGCTGATATTTATGTGGTGTTTGCATTAACTGATCCGTCCAGCAAACAAAAGGGTACAACTGCTTTTATCGTCGAAAAAGACTTCCCAGGCTTCTCTGTTGGGAAAAAAGAAAAGAAACTCGGCATCCGTTCGTCACCAACGACGGAAATTATTTTCGAAGATTGCAAGGTTCCTGTTGCCAACCGACTTGGTGAAGAAGGCGACGGCTTTAAAATTGCCATGATGACACTGGATGGCGGCCGTAACGGAATTGCAGCGCAAGCGGTAGGTATCGCGCAAGGTGCATTGGATGCAGCGGTTGACTATGCAAAGGAACGCCAACAATTTGGTAAACCCATCGCCGCACAGCAGGGAATCAGCTTTAAGCTAGCTGACATGGCGACTGGAATTGAAGCTGCAAGACTATTAACCTATCAAGCAGCATGGTTGGAGTCAAAGGGCCTTCCATACGGAAAAGAGTCCGCGATGTCTAAATTATTTGCGGGTGACACAGCGATGAAGGTAACAACGGAAGCGGTTCAGGTGTTTGGCGGCTACGGCTATACAAAGGATTATCCAGTCGAACGTTTCATGCGTGATGCAAAAATCACGCAAATATACGAAGGTACACAGGAAATTCAGCGCCTAGTTATTTCAAGAATGATTACGAAATAAATAGAAAAGCGGAAGCGCCTTGTTCAGCCCCGACAGGCAAATGTTCTTCGGTGGGAAAAGTCCGAATTTTGACTTTTTCTGCCGAAGGTTATTTGACCCGAGGGGCTAGGCGCTGGAGCTAGACAGGAGGCGGTCGATGGGAATGAAAAAGCGGGAAGTACAGGCTTCGGTCAAGGATGAGCGCCTGGTTCAGAAGCGGCGCGATCAGATGATCAAAGGGGCCGTGACACTTTTTAAACAAAAGGGGTTTCACCGGACGACGACGAGGGAAATTGCGAAGGCAGCGGGCTTTAGCATTGGGACGCTTTATGAATACATTCGCACAAAAGAGGATGTTCTCTATTTAGTATGTGACAGCATTTATGATCATGTTAGTGACCGACTTCAGAAAGACTTGGCCTTGAAAAAGGGAACATTGGAAAGCTTGAAGCTTGGGATTGCCAACTTTTTTCAGGTCATGGATGAAATGCAGGCAGAAGTGCTCGTGATGTATCAGGAAGTGAAGTCCCTATCTAGGGACGCCCTTCCGTATGTGTTGAAAAAAGAGATGGAAATGGTGGCTATGTTTGAAAATCTGCTCACGCGTTGCGTGGAAAACGGGGAACTGACGCTGACGGAAAAGCAGGTAGAGCTGATTGCACATAACATCTTTGTTCAGGGGCAAATGTGGGGCTTCCGCCGCTGGGCACTTAGAAAATTATTTACGCTCGAGGAGTACATTGATTTGCAGACCGAGATTTTGTTATCGGGGATTGGCGGCGACGTCACGAGTGCCGAAAAACGTCTGGAAAACGAAACGAATCGCACCCGATAAATAGAGTTCATTTTTCAAAAAGGGGGAGTACGATGGGAACTTATCAGCCTAAGCATCATATCCGTTTTGTGACGGCGTCGAGTTTGTTTGATGGGCATGATGCTTCGATTAATATTATGAGGCGAATTCTTCAGGCGAGCGGGGCGGAGGTTATTCACCTTGGGCATAACCGTTCGGTGGAGGAGGTTGTGAACGCGGCGATTCAAGAGGATGTGCAGGGGATTGCGATTTCTTCTTATCAAGGCGGACACGTTGAATACTTTAAATATATGTATGACCTGTTAAAGGAAAAGGGTGCACCGCATATCCGTATTTATGGCGGCGGGGGTGGCGTTATCATTCCTCGGGAAATTGATGAGCTTCATGCGTATGGAATTGCGCGCATTTTTTCACCAGAGGACGGTCGTTTGCTGGGCTTACAGGGCATGATTGACAGAATGATTGAGGAGTGCGATTTTTCAACGGTTGACATGGATACGGCTGAGCAAATTGAAAAGCTTCCTACTGGGGATGTAAATGCCATTGCCAAGTTGATTACGTTAGCCGAGCTTCATGTCGATAAAAAGAATGAAGCGGCTGCGGCAGCTGAACAGGTGCTTGAACAAGTGAAGTCGCTCGAGAAGGCGATTCCGGTGGTCGGGATTACGGGAACAGGTGGCGCTGGAAAAAGTTCGTTGACGGATGAATTAATCCGCCGCTTTATCAATGAACTTCCTGATAAAAAGGTAGCGATTCTGTCTGTTGATCCAACTAAGCAAAAAACGGGCGGTGCCTTGCTTGGGGACCGGATTCGTATGAATGCGATTTTCTCTCCGAATGTGTATATGCGAAGTCTGGCAACAAGACGTTCGAAAAATGAATTGTCGCTTGCGATTAAGGATGCGGTTGCGGTGACAAAAGCTGCGGGCTTTGACCTGGTGATTGTGGAAACGAGCGGAATTGGGCAGGGTGATGCGGAAATCACGGAAATATGTGATGTTTCCATGTACGTCATGACGAGTGAATTCGGTGCGCCATCTCAGCTTGAAAAAATTGATATGATTGATTTTGCTGACTTAATTGTCATCAATAAATATGAGCGTAAAGGTTCAGAGGATGCGAAGCGCCAGGTGCAAAAGCAGTACCAGCGCAGCCATATGCTGTTTGAAAAAGACCCATCCGAAATGCCGGTGTACGGAACGATTGCGAGTCAGTTCAATGACCCGGGCACAAACGCTCTGTTTGCGGCGTTAGTGGAAAAAATCAATGCAAAAATGGCGACAGATTGGGTGACTTCTTTTAGTAAGAGTGCCGTGGTGGAAATGCAGAACGTGATTATTCCAACCGACCGCCGTTACTATTTAAGAGAGATTTCTGAAACAGTTAGGGGCTACCATAAGAAGGCGGAAGAGCAAGCGAGTATTGCCCGGAAATTATTCCAGCTCGAAGGGGCGATTGCGGCTGTTCAGGATCAGCCGGAGGTAGTGGCAGCGTTAGAAGTGGTGAAGCAGGAAACCGAAGCGCGGTTAACGCCTGAATCGAAAAAGATTTTGGGTACGTGGGAGAAAACGAAGGAAGCTTATTCTGGCGACCAGTTTGTCACACGAATCCGCGATAAAGAAATTATTACGGTGTTAAGATCGAAGAGTTTATCAGGTATTGATATTCCGAAGGTGGCTTTACCTAGGTATAAGGACTACGGGGAAATTCTTCGCTGGGTATACCAGGAAAATGTACCGGGTTCGTTCCCATATACGGCTGGGGTATTTCCATTCAAGCGTGAGGGAGAGGATCCGAAGCGCCAGTTTGCCGGAGAAGGTACACCGGAACGGACGAATCGCCGTTTTCACTATTTATCGAAGGATGATGCAGCAAAACGCTTAAGTACGGCGTTTGACTCGGTGACGTTGTACGGGGAGGACCCAGATTACCGCCCAGATATTTATGGCAAGGTCGGTGAGAGCGGCGTTAGCGTTTGTACGTTAGATGATATGAAAAAGCTGTATGACGGTTTTGATTTATGCCATCCATCGACTTCCGTTTCGATGACGATTAATGGGCCGGCGCCAATTATTTTGGCGATGTTTATGAATACGGCAATCGACCAGCAGGTGAAGCGGAAGGAAGAGGAGCTTGGCCGCGTGTTAACGGTCGAGGAATTTGCGGAGGTTCGTGCCTATACACTTCGTACGGTTCGCGGTACGGTTCAGGCGGATATTTTAAAAGAGGACCAAGGGCAAAACACGTGTATTTTCTCAACGGAATTTGCCCTTCGGATGATGGGGGATATCCAGCAATATTTCATTGACCATCAGGTACGCAACTATTATTCGGTTTCGATTTCAGGTTATCATATTGCCGAAGCGGGAGCGAATCCGATTTCGCAGCTGGCGTTTACGCTTTCGAATGGATTCACCTATGTGGAATATTATTTAAGCCGCGGCATGAAGATTGATGATTTTGCTCCAAACCTATCGTTCTTCTTCTCCAATGGTTTGGATCCGGAGTATACGGTGATTGGCCGTGTGGCGCGCCGCATTTGGGCGACCGTAATGCGTGATAAGTATGGTGCGAATGAGAGAAGCCAGAAGCTGAAGTACCATGTTCAGACTTCAGGTCGTTCGCTCCATGCGCAGGAAATCGACTTTAATGATATTCGCACAACGCTTCAGGCGTTAATGGCGTTGCATGATAATTGTAATTCGCTTCATACTAATGCGTATGATGAGGCGATTACGACTCCGACAGAGGAATCGGTGCGCCGCGCGATGGCAATTCAGATGATTATTACGAAAGAGCATGGCTTAACGAAAAATGAGAATCCGCTTCAAGGCTCGTTTATCGTTGAGGAGCTGACGGAATTGGTTGAGGAAGCAGTGCTTCAGGAGTTTGAGCGTTTGAATGACCGAGGCGGTGTGCTTGGTTCGATGGAAACGCAGTACCAACGCGGAAAAATTCAAGATGAGTCGATGTTTTATGAAATGAAGAAGCATACCGGGGAGTTGCCGATTATTGGGGTTAATACGTATTTGAATCCAAATCCTCCATCAGAGGAAGAGGTCAACAATATGGAGTTGGCACGGGCAACGACGGAGGAAAAGGAATTGCAGATTCATAATTTGCGTTCCTTCCAAGAGGCGCATGCGGACAAAGCGGCAGAGGCGTTAAAGCGGTTAAAAGAAGCAGCGGTCTCTGGCGGCAATATTTTTGCTGCATTAATGGAAACCGTCCAAGTCGCAAGCCTCGGCCAAATTACACGTGCACTATACGAAGTCGGCGGACAGTACCGTCGGAATATGTAAAAAGAAAAGCAGAAGCGCCTTGTTCAGCCCCGAAAGGCAAATGTTCTTCGGCGAGAAAAGTCCGCCTTTTTACTTTTCTTGACGAAGGTTATTTGACCCGAGGGGCTAGGCGCTGTAGCTAGACAATTCTCAAAGTAATATTATATTAAATTTAGAACATGTAGGGTGTCAGGCACCATGTGAAACGTTCACAAAGGTGCCTGACACCAATCTTTGTTTTTATGGAAAAATTTTTGAGTACAACATGTTAAATTGAAGCGTTATCTTATATAATCAAACTAGTGTAAAACTTCTAAGAGATTTGGCAGGTGAGTGTAGATGAAGGTTAGTCATATATTATTAATTTTAATTGTATTTGCCTGGCCATTAAACTATCTCTATCAGCGCCAATTAGGAGCTATCTCGTTTCTTTTACTAGCAATTTTCTTCTTGGTGATCACGATTAAAGAGACCAAAAAGCTAAAAAATCAGGAAAATGGTGACACACCTAAGTCCAATCAAGAAAAAATCAAGTGAAACATAAGTTAGAAACTAGCATAAACGGGAAGAAATTGTTTATAATGGAGAATATGTCTTTAAAGCGGAAAGGCGGAAGCGGATAGGACCCCGAGAGGCTAGGCGCTGAAGCTGGACTAGAAACGCCCGTTATCACTCCTACAAGAGTGTTAAATAGAGAAAGGAAGTGCCAAAATTGAGTTTAGCACAATACTCAAAAGAGGAATTACAAGAGTTATCCCTCATAGAAATGGCTCACGAATACTTAAAAAATAGCAAGCAACCAATCGCTTTCAATGAACTAATTAATGAAATTACAAATGCTGTAGGTATGTCTAAAGAGGAAATTCGCTCAAGACTTGCACAGTTTTATACGGACATGAATATCGATGGCCGCTTCCTCTCATTAGGAGATAATCGTTGGGGACTTCGCGTATGGTATCCGGTTGATACAGCGGAAGAAGAAGTAGTTACTGTGGTTAAACCGAAGAAGAAGAAGGCGAAGAAGGTTGTTGAAGAAGACGAACTTGAAGATTTCGATGAAATCGATGAGGAAGAATATGATGAACTCGACGATTTCGCCGATGAGGACGATCTACTTGATGATGACGACGATCTAGACATTGATGAAGATGAGGATTTGGAAATTGATGAAGACGTCATTGAAGAGGATGAATTCGATCTAGACGAAGATGAAGACTTAGATGAAGAGCTTGATGAGGAAGAAGTTTTTGAAGAGGAAGAAGACGAAGACTTGTAAACAGCTTGACTTTTTTTTCTCGCCCTTGTATTATCTTTTTTGGGCTCCTTAAAAAAGGACAAATCAATCTTTACTTATATGCGCTCCCTAGTGGGGCGCTTTTTAATTTTAAAAAAACTCCCGAAATATGGAGTTTTTTCGTTTTTTAGTCTATAGGATAGGTAAGTAATTCATGACGATTGACGAACCCGACGGCCTTGATGGATGATGCGTTCATTCAGCAGGCCAAAATATTTTTTATGAAAAATCCTAAACAGACTGAATAATGGTCAAACTGTAAATAAGGGGGAATTTTTAATGACAAAGTATATTTTTGTAACCGGTGGTGTGGTGTCATCACTCGGAAAGGGAATTACCGCTGCTTCTTTAGGGCGCTTATTGAAAAATCGGGGTTTGAACGTGACCATCCAAAAATTTGACCCGTATATTAACGTGGACCCTGGAACGATGAGTCCCTATCAACATGGTGAAGTATTCGTTACTGGTGACGGTGCGGAAACAGATCTAGACCTTGGCCACTATGAGCGCTTTATTGACATCAACTTAAACAAGTATAGCAATGTGACAACAGGAAAAATCTATTCAACGGTTTTACGTAAAGAACGCCGCGGTGACTATTTAGGTGCGACGGTGCAGGTTATTCCGCACATTACGAATGAAATTAAAGAGCGCTGCCTACGTGCCGGTAATGAAACAAATGCCGATGTGGTCATTACTGAAATCGGCGGTACGGTTGGTGATATTGAATCCCTACCATTCCTTGAAGCGATTCGTCAGATGAAGAGTGACATCGGCAGTGACAACGTTATGTACATTCACTGTACCCTAATTCCGTACATAAAAGCGGCGGGTGAGATGAAGACGAAGCCAACACAGCACAGTGTTAAAGAACTTCGTAGCTTGGGAATCCAGCCAAATATTATTGTTGTTCGTACGGAAATGCCTGTTTCACAGGACATGAAGGATAAGATTGCTTTGTTCTGTGATATTGACGCCAAGGCTGTTATTGAATGTCAGGATGCAGACACACTTTATTCCATTCCGCTTGCCCTTCAAGAGCAAAACATGGATCAAATTGTGTGTGACCATTTGAAGCTACAGACGAAGGAAGCCGAAATGACTGAGTGGAAACAGCTTGTTGACCGCGTTCTTAGTCTTTCCAACAAGACACGTATTGGTCTTGTCGGAAAATACGTTGAGCTCCAGGATGCTTATATTTCGGTTGTTGAAGCGATGAAGCATGCCGGATATGCGTTTGATTCAGAAGTAGAAATTAAATGGATCAATGCAGAGCATGTAACTCGCGAGAATGTGGCTGAGTTATTGGCTGATGTAGATGGAGTATTAGTTCCAGGTGGATTCGGCGACCGTGGTGTGGAAGGGAAAATTGAAGCGACTCGCTATGCCCGTGAGCAGAAGAAGCCATTCCTTGGTATTTGCTTAGGCATGCAGCTGGCTACAATTGAATTTGCACGTAACGTCCTTGGTTACAGTGATGCACATTCTGCTGAGTTTGTTCCGGAAACAGCTCATCCAATTATTGATTTACTACCAGAACAAAAGGATGTAGAGGATTTAGGCGGTACATTGCGATTAGGTCTGTATCCTTGCCGTTTGATGGAAGGCACGAAGGCGTTCGAGGCGTATGAGGATGAGGTTGTTTACGAGCGTCACCGCCACCGTTATGAGTTTAACAATCATTACCGTCAAGAAATGGAAGCACAAGGCTTTATTTTCTCAGGTACTAGTCCTGATGGCCGTTTAGTGGAAATTATCGAGCTTTCAGACCACCCATGGTTTGTGGCTTCTCAGTTCCATCCAGAGTTTGTGTCCAGACCAACGCGCCCGCAGCCGTTGTTCCGTGACTTTATTAAAGCTTCATTGCAAAAATAATTTGAGTGGGCCAGTTTTCCTGTGGGGGGGACTGGTCTTTTTTAATTGGTTATTTTCCATAAATTGTATAAATGCACAAAACACCTCGAAAACGGCACAAAACTATATGAAATTGGCACAAAACCTATTAATAATGACACAAAACATAGACAAAATGACACAAAAACTATCTAAAATGGTACGAAATCCCAAAATCAACAAAAAAACGGCCCCAAACTAGGCCGTTTACTCAAAATATTCCGCTAAAATCTCATCAATCGTAAATTTCAACCCAAAATAGACGTACAAGGCTGCCATCGACGACGGATAACCGAAGCGATTGCCTAAATCATCTGGCAATAACCCTTTTTTTAACCGTAAATCAATA comes from the Neobacillus sp. PS2-9 genome and includes:
- a CDS encoding acyl-CoA dehydrogenase, which encodes MNFKLTEEHEMIRKMVRDFARNEVAPTAAERDEEERFDREIFDKMAELGLTGIPWPEEYGGIGSDYLAYCIAVEELSRVCASTGVTLSAHTSLAGWPIFKFGSEEQKQTYLRPMAEGSKIGAYGLTEPGSGSDAGGMRTTARLEGDHYVLNGSKIFITNGGIADIYVVFALTDPSSKQKGTTAFIVEKDFPGFSVGKKEKKLGIRSSPTTEIIFEDCKVPVANRLGEEGDGFKIAMMTLDGGRNGIAAQAVGIAQGALDAAVDYAKERQQFGKPIAAQQGISFKLADMATGIEAARLLTYQAAWLESKGLPYGKESAMSKLFAGDTAMKVTTEAVQVFGGYGYTKDYPVERFMRDAKITQIYEGTQEIQRLVISRMITK
- a CDS encoding TetR/AcrR family transcriptional regulator, producing the protein MKKREVQASVKDERLVQKRRDQMIKGAVTLFKQKGFHRTTTREIAKAAGFSIGTLYEYIRTKEDVLYLVCDSIYDHVSDRLQKDLALKKGTLESLKLGIANFFQVMDEMQAEVLVMYQEVKSLSRDALPYVLKKEMEMVAMFENLLTRCVENGELTLTEKQVELIAHNIFVQGQMWGFRRWALRKLFTLEEYIDLQTEILLSGIGGDVTSAEKRLENETNRTR
- the icmF gene encoding fused isobutyryl-CoA mutase/GTPase IcmF, which translates into the protein MGTYQPKHHIRFVTASSLFDGHDASINIMRRILQASGAEVIHLGHNRSVEEVVNAAIQEDVQGIAISSYQGGHVEYFKYMYDLLKEKGAPHIRIYGGGGGVIIPREIDELHAYGIARIFSPEDGRLLGLQGMIDRMIEECDFSTVDMDTAEQIEKLPTGDVNAIAKLITLAELHVDKKNEAAAAAEQVLEQVKSLEKAIPVVGITGTGGAGKSSLTDELIRRFINELPDKKVAILSVDPTKQKTGGALLGDRIRMNAIFSPNVYMRSLATRRSKNELSLAIKDAVAVTKAAGFDLVIVETSGIGQGDAEITEICDVSMYVMTSEFGAPSQLEKIDMIDFADLIVINKYERKGSEDAKRQVQKQYQRSHMLFEKDPSEMPVYGTIASQFNDPGTNALFAALVEKINAKMATDWVTSFSKSAVVEMQNVIIPTDRRYYLREISETVRGYHKKAEEQASIARKLFQLEGAIAAVQDQPEVVAALEVVKQETEARLTPESKKILGTWEKTKEAYSGDQFVTRIRDKEIITVLRSKSLSGIDIPKVALPRYKDYGEILRWVYQENVPGSFPYTAGVFPFKREGEDPKRQFAGEGTPERTNRRFHYLSKDDAAKRLSTAFDSVTLYGEDPDYRPDIYGKVGESGVSVCTLDDMKKLYDGFDLCHPSTSVSMTINGPAPIILAMFMNTAIDQQVKRKEEELGRVLTVEEFAEVRAYTLRTVRGTVQADILKEDQGQNTCIFSTEFALRMMGDIQQYFIDHQVRNYYSVSISGYHIAEAGANPISQLAFTLSNGFTYVEYYLSRGMKIDDFAPNLSFFFSNGLDPEYTVIGRVARRIWATVMRDKYGANERSQKLKYHVQTSGRSLHAQEIDFNDIRTTLQALMALHDNCNSLHTNAYDEAITTPTEESVRRAMAIQMIITKEHGLTKNENPLQGSFIVEELTELVEEAVLQEFERLNDRGGVLGSMETQYQRGKIQDESMFYEMKKHTGELPIIGVNTYLNPNPPSEEEVNNMELARATTEEKELQIHNLRSFQEAHADKAAEALKRLKEAAVSGGNIFAALMETVQVASLGQITRALYEVGGQYRRNM
- the rpoE gene encoding DNA-directed RNA polymerase subunit delta — protein: MSLAQYSKEELQELSLIEMAHEYLKNSKQPIAFNELINEITNAVGMSKEEIRSRLAQFYTDMNIDGRFLSLGDNRWGLRVWYPVDTAEEEVVTVVKPKKKKAKKVVEEDELEDFDEIDEEEYDELDDFADEDDLLDDDDDLDIDEDEDLEIDEDVIEEDEFDLDEDEDLDEELDEEEVFEEEEDEDL
- a CDS encoding CTP synthase, which gives rise to MTKYIFVTGGVVSSLGKGITAASLGRLLKNRGLNVTIQKFDPYINVDPGTMSPYQHGEVFVTGDGAETDLDLGHYERFIDINLNKYSNVTTGKIYSTVLRKERRGDYLGATVQVIPHITNEIKERCLRAGNETNADVVITEIGGTVGDIESLPFLEAIRQMKSDIGSDNVMYIHCTLIPYIKAAGEMKTKPTQHSVKELRSLGIQPNIIVVRTEMPVSQDMKDKIALFCDIDAKAVIECQDADTLYSIPLALQEQNMDQIVCDHLKLQTKEAEMTEWKQLVDRVLSLSNKTRIGLVGKYVELQDAYISVVEAMKHAGYAFDSEVEIKWINAEHVTRENVAELLADVDGVLVPGGFGDRGVEGKIEATRYAREQKKPFLGICLGMQLATIEFARNVLGYSDAHSAEFVPETAHPIIDLLPEQKDVEDLGGTLRLGLYPCRLMEGTKAFEAYEDEVVYERHRHRYEFNNHYRQEMEAQGFIFSGTSPDGRLVEIIELSDHPWFVASQFHPEFVSRPTRPQPLFRDFIKASLQK